From Methanosarcina lacustris Z-7289, one genomic window encodes:
- a CDS encoding SulP family inorganic anion transporter, translating to MNLEFPFYEDIRVNMNPAKNPRRSFHLSLFQGILPLNVKQIPLEIVAGITFAAFAIPEVMGYTRIAGMPLVTGVYTILLPMLVFAIFGSSRHLVVGADSATAAIIASGLGTMALPESPQYIAYASMIALLAAILLLLAGILQLGFLADFLSHTVLIGFLTGVGIRISISQLSGIFGIPQGAYGTPMQTASFFPDLALINLPTFLVSLSVIGIIVLSGRIGNKFPSALLAIFGAIAASWVLDLSSYGVTILGTFPGGLPHLSFPQVPLSDVPKILDLSVACFIVILAQSAATSRAYAMKFSDTFNENVDLIGLSLANAVAGISGTFVVNGSPTKTEMVKSAGGRTQLTQLTTVLTVLMVLLFFTRPFAYLPRAVLSSMVFLIGLRLIDIEGMTALHKQRPVEFAVALITAMTVVVIGVEQGIVIAVVLSIIAHLRHSYRPLNLLLVPKGGGTMRTIPLEKGQQAVEGLLIYRFGSNLYFANENRFTEEIIELAKKNISLKWFCISATNIGDIDFTAVEALKKVYTQLQKLGITLVLSEVVPPVMNELDRDGITGMIGKDHIFESVQDVIEAYKNSIDSSR from the coding sequence ATGAATCTAGAATTTCCTTTTTATGAAGACATTAGAGTGAATATGAACCCTGCAAAAAATCCCCGCCGATCCTTTCACTTATCCCTCTTCCAGGGAATATTACCCCTTAACGTTAAACAGATACCCCTGGAGATCGTTGCAGGGATAACATTCGCAGCATTTGCCATCCCCGAGGTTATGGGATACACCAGGATTGCGGGCATGCCTTTAGTTACCGGAGTCTACACAATCCTGCTTCCAATGCTGGTCTTTGCCATTTTCGGTTCATCCCGGCATCTTGTCGTTGGTGCCGATTCCGCAACTGCGGCGATTATAGCGAGTGGGTTGGGGACCATGGCTCTGCCTGAATCCCCCCAATATATTGCATACGCGAGCATGATCGCTCTACTCGCAGCAATCTTGCTTCTCCTTGCAGGCATACTACAACTGGGTTTTCTCGCTGACTTCCTCTCTCACACGGTTCTGATAGGATTTCTCACCGGGGTCGGGATCCGTATCTCTATCTCACAGCTTAGCGGGATTTTCGGGATACCTCAAGGGGCATATGGAACACCTATGCAGACCGCATCTTTTTTCCCGGACCTGGCTCTCATAAATCTTCCCACATTCCTGGTCTCGTTATCTGTAATCGGGATTATTGTTCTTAGCGGAAGAATCGGCAACAAATTTCCCAGTGCACTGTTAGCGATCTTTGGTGCAATTGCTGCAAGCTGGGTATTAGACCTTTCTTCTTACGGGGTTACCATCCTTGGCACATTTCCAGGAGGTTTGCCACATCTTTCTTTTCCTCAGGTTCCACTCTCTGATGTCCCAAAAATACTCGACCTCTCAGTGGCCTGTTTTATTGTCATCCTTGCCCAGAGTGCTGCAACGTCTCGGGCTTATGCTATGAAGTTTTCCGACACTTTTAATGAAAATGTAGATCTCATTGGATTGAGCCTTGCTAATGCAGTAGCCGGGATTTCAGGCACTTTTGTGGTCAACGGCAGTCCAACAAAGACCGAAATGGTCAAAAGTGCCGGAGGGCGTACCCAGCTTACCCAGCTCACAACGGTCTTAACTGTTCTGATGGTCCTGTTATTCTTTACCAGACCATTTGCCTATTTGCCCAGAGCTGTACTTTCATCGATGGTATTCCTCATTGGTTTGCGTCTTATCGACATCGAAGGGATGACCGCTCTTCACAAACAGCGACCTGTCGAGTTCGCGGTCGCCCTGATAACAGCTATGACGGTCGTGGTTATAGGCGTCGAGCAGGGAATTGTAATAGCTGTTGTACTCTCGATCATCGCTCACCTGCGCCACAGTTATCGACCTCTTAACCTGCTGCTTGTTCCAAAAGGCGGAGGTACCATGAGGACTATTCCACTCGAAAAAGGGCAGCAAGCTGTTGAAGGCTTGTTGATCTACCGTTTTGGCTCAAACCTCTACTTTGCTAACGAAAATCGCTTCACGGAAGAGATTATAGAACTTGCCAAAAAAAATATATCTCTTAAATGGTTTTGCATTTCTGCAACGAACATTGGAGATATCGATTTCACCGCTGTAGAGGCCCTCAAAAAGGTATATACCCAGCTGCAAAAACTGGGTATTACTCTTGTATTAAGTGAAGTAGTCCCGCCTGTGATGAATGAGCTGGATAGAGATGGCATAACCGGAATGATTGGCAAAGACCATATCTTTGAGTCAGTCCAGGATGTTATAGAGGCTTACAAGAACTCAATAGATAGTTCACGCTAA
- a CDS encoding ATP-grasp domain-containing protein gives MIILDHPYVSEFLKDTAAEMQIPVLKNEMAAEISSKKKLRLLEEAEFIELIKEKGECPLYSNSENSLGWISENLGFTGLPAKIELFKNKIKFRELLERIYPDFYFQGVEFEKLDEIRVEEIKKPFIIKPVVGFFSLGVHKVSTDEEWGSVLQRINTEVEEIKGRYPVQVLDTGKFIIEENIEGEEFAVDAYFNRAGKPVVLNIFKHIFSSENDVSDRVYFTSKAVIENYRETVEDLLKEIGKLAGLKNFPLHIELRIGNDRRIQPIEVNPMRFAGWCTTDIAYFAYGINTYRYFLEQLEPNWNRLLEGKEEKSFCLVMLNRPIDLDLNKIKAFDYEKLLSDFEKPLELRKADHEMYGFFGYMFTETRDSSWGEIERILKSDLKEYITFK, from the coding sequence ATGATAATCCTCGACCACCCCTACGTCTCTGAATTCTTAAAAGATACTGCTGCAGAGATGCAGATTCCTGTTTTAAAAAATGAAATGGCAGCTGAAATAAGCTCAAAAAAAAAGCTCAGGCTCCTTGAGGAAGCCGAGTTTATTGAATTAATAAAAGAAAAGGGAGAATGTCCCCTTTATTCCAATTCTGAAAATTCCCTTGGCTGGATTTCAGAAAATCTGGGTTTTACAGGGCTGCCTGCGAAAATTGAACTTTTCAAGAACAAAATAAAATTCAGAGAACTGCTGGAAAGGATCTACCCTGACTTCTATTTCCAGGGAGTTGAATTTGAAAAGCTGGACGAGATCCGGGTTGAGGAGATTAAAAAGCCTTTCATCATAAAGCCCGTTGTAGGCTTTTTTAGCCTCGGGGTGCACAAGGTTTCAACCGATGAAGAATGGGGTTCAGTCCTTCAGCGCATAAACACCGAAGTCGAGGAAATTAAGGGACGCTATCCGGTGCAGGTTCTTGATACCGGAAAGTTCATAATAGAAGAAAATATCGAAGGGGAAGAATTCGCGGTTGATGCTTACTTCAACAGAGCAGGGAAGCCGGTAGTCCTCAATATTTTCAAGCACATCTTTTCCTCGGAAAACGATGTTAGCGACCGGGTATACTTTACTTCAAAAGCCGTTATAGAAAACTACAGGGAAACTGTTGAAGATCTTTTGAAGGAAATCGGAAAGCTTGCCGGGCTTAAGAATTTCCCTCTGCATATCGAATTGCGGATAGGTAACGACAGGAGAATCCAGCCCATTGAGGTGAACCCTATGCGCTTTGCCGGCTGGTGCACAACGGATATCGCATACTTTGCCTATGGGATTAACACTTACAGGTACTTCCTTGAGCAGCTTGAACCAAACTGGAACAGGCTTCTCGAAGGCAAAGAGGAAAAGAGCTTCTGCCTCGTTATGCTTAACAGGCCGATAGATCTGGATTTGAACAAAATAAAGGCGTTTGATTACGAAAAATTGCTTTCGGACTTTGAAAAACCCCTGGAACTCAGGAAAGCCGATCATGAGATGTACGGCTTCTTCGGGTACATGTTTACGGAAACCAGGGACAGTAGCTGGGGAGAGATTGAAAGGATTCTGAAATCGGATTTGAAGGAATATATCACTTTCAAATAA
- a CDS encoding rhodanese-like domain-containing protein — translation MNKQNLTYIAIFFVLLIAVLIFASQLQGRPSGPESPAGFETVTVEEAKKMIEKEEVFVLDVRTPDEFNESHIKGATLIPVTNSGGSNLSPDQLLGARINEVPKNQKILVYCRTGYRSTSASQMLVAAGYSDVYNMQGGITAWTGAGYPVVS, via the coding sequence TTGAACAAACAGAATTTGACTTATATAGCCATTTTTTTCGTGCTTTTGATAGCTGTATTGATTTTTGCATCACAACTTCAAGGCCGTCCTTCAGGACCTGAAAGTCCGGCCGGTTTTGAGACTGTGACTGTTGAAGAAGCAAAGAAAATGATAGAAAAAGAAGAGGTATTTGTGCTTGATGTCCGTACCCCAGATGAGTTTAACGAATCTCATATCAAAGGGGCAACCCTTATTCCTGTTACAAATTCCGGCGGGTCAAATCTGAGCCCTGATCAGCTGCTGGGAGCTCGAATAAACGAAGTCCCCAAAAACCAAAAAATACTCGTTTACTGCAGGACAGGGTACAGAAGCACGTCTGCAAGCCAGATGCTGGTAGCTGCCGGATACTCAGATGTTTACAATATGCAGGGCGGGATCACCGCATGGACAGGTGCAGGGTATCCTGTTGTAAGTTAA
- the iscB gene encoding RNA-guided endonuclease IscB — protein sequence MIFVLNKNKQPLSPCHSAVARKLLKTGKAVIHKKYPFTLRLNELKNSENKAEFRLKIDYGSRHTGLAILNGSKVIGLAQIHHKTSIKSNMDSRRAMRRTRRNRTTRYRKPRFNNRKRKEGWLPPSLQSRVDNIQNWVAKLQKLCPLTHISYENTKFDTQLMQNPEISGVEYQQGELQGYEVREYLLEKWGRKCAYCGAENVPLEIEHIIPRARKGTDRVSNLTLACRTCNEAKGTMTAEEFGYPEIQKQARIPLRDATLVTATRWKVYNTLTEKGLEVECGTGARTKMNRIRLNLPKDHHFDAICVGASTPNKIIFKTNSVLHIKAKGRGSHCRTNLDKYGFPRGYLTRRKSFFGFQTGDIVKAVVPKGKYKGIHFGAVACRKTGYFDVKNKEGIRIVQGINHKYCNILSRADGYEYATEHLEVDGIPPTTEVIGILP from the coding sequence ATGATTTTCGTATTAAACAAAAACAAACAACCTTTAAGCCCCTGTCATTCAGCAGTTGCCAGAAAATTGCTGAAAACAGGAAAAGCGGTTATTCATAAAAAATATCCATTCACACTTCGGCTCAACGAGTTGAAAAATTCCGAAAATAAAGCTGAATTCCGATTAAAAATAGACTATGGAAGCCGACACACAGGGTTAGCTATCTTAAATGGTTCTAAAGTAATTGGGCTTGCTCAAATCCATCACAAAACCAGTATTAAAAGCAATATGGATAGCCGCAGAGCAATGCGGAGAACTCGACGAAATAGAACAACCAGGTATAGAAAACCCAGATTCAACAACAGAAAACGAAAAGAAGGTTGGCTTCCTCCATCCCTGCAAAGCAGGGTAGACAACATCCAAAATTGGGTTGCTAAACTGCAAAAGTTATGTCCTTTGACTCATATTTCGTATGAAAATACCAAATTTGATACCCAGCTAATGCAAAATCCTGAAATTTCAGGTGTTGAATATCAGCAGGGAGAACTTCAGGGATACGAAGTTAGGGAATATTTGCTTGAAAAATGGGGGAGAAAATGCGCATATTGCGGAGCAGAGAATGTTCCACTTGAAATAGAACATATAATTCCAAGAGCAAGAAAAGGAACTGACAGAGTTTCCAATCTAACATTAGCCTGCAGGACTTGCAATGAAGCAAAAGGAACCATGACAGCAGAAGAATTCGGGTATCCTGAGATTCAAAAACAAGCAAGAATACCACTGAGGGATGCTACACTCGTAACTGCTACACGATGGAAAGTCTACAACACACTCACAGAAAAGGGACTTGAAGTCGAATGTGGCACAGGTGCAAGGACGAAAATGAATAGAATCAGGTTGAATCTACCCAAAGATCATCATTTTGATGCAATTTGTGTTGGTGCTTCAACACCAAATAAAATAATATTCAAAACAAATTCAGTACTTCACATAAAAGCAAAAGGTAGAGGATCACATTGCAGAACCAATCTTGATAAGTACGGATTTCCTAGAGGGTATCTGACTAGACGAAAGAGTTTCTTTGGATTCCAGACCGGAGATATTGTTAAAGCGGTTGTTCCGAAAGGAAAATACAAAGGAATTCATTTTGGTGCTGTAGCTTGTAGAAAAACAGGTTATTTTGATGTTAAAAATAAAGAAGGTATTAGGATAGTGCAGGGAATTAATCATAAATATTGCAATATTTTGAGTAGAGCAGATGGATACGAATATGCCACAGAGCATTTGGAAGTTGACGGAATTCCTCCTACGACTGAAGTCATAGGCATCCTTCCTTAA
- a CDS encoding methyltransferase family protein, with translation MAGQRNRTEDWISWGISIFMLLLAVVAWKIMDKSWSSFNHLPVYIYAGVLIFYLRAEKFAYKGSGLSGRQFNKWTRHLLLFFWWLLLIVPALEYILFQRYNFVVIVAGTMLTIFGTVLRAWGVWTLGEYFSVHIEVKDKHELIEKGPYKFIRHPAYAGNIIQAIGIPLILDAYYSLGISAVLIFLFLYRLKLEEEVLIREVNYPPINWQACNIASVDQLKY, from the coding sequence ATGGCAGGACAGAGAAATAGAACGGAAGATTGGATCAGCTGGGGTATAAGCATATTTATGCTTTTGCTGGCGGTTGTAGCCTGGAAGATTATGGACAAGAGTTGGAGCTCTTTCAACCATTTACCAGTCTATATTTATGCAGGAGTCCTTATATTCTACCTGCGGGCAGAAAAATTCGCATACAAAGGCTCGGGCCTTTCAGGAAGACAGTTTAATAAATGGACTCGTCACCTGCTCTTATTCTTCTGGTGGCTGCTTTTAATTGTCCCGGCTCTTGAATACATCCTTTTTCAGCGGTACAACTTTGTCGTTATAGTTGCAGGAACAATGCTGACGATATTTGGAACGGTCCTCCGGGCATGGGGAGTATGGACACTGGGTGAATATTTCTCTGTCCATATAGAGGTCAAGGACAAACATGAGCTTATCGAAAAAGGTCCATACAAATTTATCAGGCATCCGGCTTATGCAGGAAACATAATACAGGCGATAGGTATTCCTCTTATCCTCGATGCTTACTATTCCCTTGGCATATCGGCAGTGCTGATCTTCCTGTTCTTATACAGGTTGAAGCTCGAAGAAGAAGTCTTAATCCGGGAAGTCAACTACCCGCCAATAAATTGGCAGGCATGTAATATTGCTTCGGTTGACCAGCTTAAGTATTAA
- a CDS encoding SpoIIAA family protein: MIEIIQGLPENILAVIASGKVTGEDYEKVLIPAIEDKIRKYGKIRMLYQLGQDFTGFTYDAMWDDARVGIWHLTAFEKVAVVSDVDWIIDAVKIFKFVIPCPVKTFRNEEFPEAKAWIIE, encoded by the coding sequence ATGATAGAAATTATACAGGGGCTGCCGGAAAACATCTTGGCGGTTATTGCAAGCGGAAAGGTAACGGGAGAAGACTATGAAAAGGTGTTAATCCCTGCTATTGAAGATAAAATACGAAAGTACGGGAAGATTCGTATGCTCTATCAATTGGGCCAGGATTTCACGGGTTTTACCTATGATGCCATGTGGGACGACGCCAGGGTTGGCATATGGCACCTCACTGCATTTGAAAAAGTCGCAGTTGTCTCCGACGTGGACTGGATAATTGATGCAGTTAAAATATTTAAGTTTGTCATTCCCTGTCCTGTGAAAACCTTCAGAAATGAAGAGTTTCCTGAAGCAAAAGCCTGGATCATTGAATGA